A part of Anser cygnoides isolate HZ-2024a breed goose chromosome 17, Taihu_goose_T2T_genome, whole genome shotgun sequence genomic DNA contains:
- the UNG gene encoding uracil-DNA glycosylase: protein MIGQRTLLSFFGPAPARKRSRSPEPGGDAEAGGAAAAKKAKAAGSEAGGASPLSPEQQERIRRNKEAALQRLAERNVPPGFGESWRRQLAKEFSKPYFLELMAFVAEERKRHTVYPPPEQVFTWTQMCDIRDVKVVVLGQDPYHGPNQAHGLCFSVQKPVPPPPSLENIYKELSTDIEDFTHPGHGDLTGWAKQGVLLLNAVLTVRAHQATSHKEKGWEQFTDVVVSWLNKNLDGVVFMLWGAYAQKKGSSIDRKRHHVLQTVHPSPLSVNRGFFGCRHFSKTNELLKKSGKKPIDWRAL from the exons CGGGCAGCGCACGCTGCTCTCCTTCTTCGGCCCCGCGCCCGCCAGGAAGCGCAGCCGCTCCCCGGAGCCGGGCGGCGATGCCGAG GCCGGTggtgccgccgccgccaagAAGGCGAAGGCTGCGGGGAGCGAGGCGGGCGGGGCCTCGCCGCTGAGCCCGGAGCAGCAGGAGCGGATCCGCAGGAACAAGGAGGCGGCGCTGCAGCGGCTGGCAGAGCGCAACGTGCCGCCGGGCTTCGGGGAGAGCTGGCGGCGGCAGCTGGCCAAGGAGTTCTCCAAGCCCTACTTCCTGGAG CTGATGGCCTTCGTGGCGGAGGAGAGGAAGCGGCACACCGTGTACCCGCCCCCGGAGCAGGTCTTCACCTGGACGCAGATGTGCGACATCAGGGAT GTGAAGGTTGTAGTCTTGGGACAAGATCCCTATCATGGACCTAATCAAGCTCATGGGCTCTGTTTCAGTGTCCAGAAGCCCGTTCCACCTCCACCCAG cttagaaaatatttacaaggaACTGTCTACTGATATTGAAGACTTCACTCACCCCGGTCATGGAGATCTAACAGGGTGGGCCAAGCAAG GCGTGCTCCTGCTCAACGCTGTCCTCACGGTGCGAGCTCACCAGGCCACCTCCCACAAGGAGAAGGGCTGGGAGCAGTTCACAGATGTGGTGGTGTCCTGGCTGAACAAGAACTTGGATGGCGTTGTCTTCATGCTCTGGGGAGCCTACGCGCAGAAGAAAGGCAGCTCTATTGACAGG AAGCGCCACCACGTCCTGCAGACGGTTCATCCTTCGCCTCTCTCTGTGAACAGGGGATTTTTTGGCTGTCGGCATTTCTCTAAGACAAACGAATTGCTGAAGAAATCCGGCAAGAAGCCCATTGACTGGAGAGCGCTCTGA